The Silene latifolia isolate original U9 population chromosome Y, ASM4854445v1, whole genome shotgun sequence sequence TTTACATGCTTTTTATGCTACAGCGTATTGACTGAAAATAGTAAGCAGATTTTCAAACATGCTAATCACAGACCATACATTCACTACACATTCACACATGCTAATCACAGACCATAGAAACCCCCAATTTGAGCATACATTCACATACATTCTTTCACAGACCATACATTCACACAACTACCAACTAATCTGCTCATACAACCACATCAAAAGAGACCCAATTCAACTAAACATTAGAATGATAAGTTTGATAATTTAATAGTCAAGTTTCGAAACTTTCTGAATGATTATTAAAAAACTAAATGGCAAAATTCAAGCGTGCAGTGCCAAAATAATTAATACTGGCTCATCCGCTTATACACAAATTCATCACTTAAACAAACAGCAATTCAACTAACAACGAGTATCATTCATATATAAACCAGGAATATAAATGCATGTAATACAATAATAGCAATGTATAATAATAAACCCCCAATTAGATTATCAATTAAATTATAACCCTATAATTCATTCTTCAGtcaaaattacaaacaaatcaaaAACCATTTCAGTAAAATATTCAAATAAACCATAAAATGAccgaaaataaatatataaatgatAGGGGAAGATTAATTACCTAATAATAAAGAGCGAAGAACGAAGCAGCAGCAGCTATGGTTTGATGTCGCGAGGTGATGAGAACGAAGACTGATGATATCGCCGGTGAAGAGAAGAAGGATGATGTCGCCGGTGATGAGAGAAGAAGGGATGAACGATGAAGCAGCAGCAGCAGCTAGGATTTTGGGTTTTTGATCGGGTTTTGAAGTGAAGAAGCTAAGGGATGAAGGATGTATAGAGAAGAAAGGGATGATCGAGTAAGCTAAGGGTTTGGGTTTGTCTCAGTATGCTAGTGAAAATAATTTGGGGCGGGGGAGTTGTTTTCATTTTGCGCCCAAATTGAGGATTATATGGACATGGGTTGTAATTTAATCCGATGACCAttataatggacatgggttgaaaataacaaccgatgtccatataatataattacatcagacttttataaaaatccgatgtgcaaacttattacatatgttttttcaaaaatccgatgtccatccacTTATGTCCTTGATGAATTCTGTAGTAGTGCTCGCTGATTTCATCATTGATTTTTCTGATTTTGAGCATATAACAATTTAGGTAATTCCCCCAATTTCTTTCTTATTCATCCGTTTTAATGATTATTATGATTCAAATTAGTTGATTAGGGTTATATTCCTGTTTTGTACTTCTTTCTGTCGTTTCCATTGATTTCAGTTTCCGTTCTTAGTTCATACACTTCATAACATCTGTTTATCTTTGTCCCTCTAACAAGAGAACTCAAATTGCGGGCTAATGTGATATGCATAAAACTTGCAGGGTGTGTTAGACGGCAAATATGATGACCTTTCAGAGCAATCTTTCTATATGGTTGGAGGAATCGAAGAGGTTATTGCCAAGGCTGAGAAGATTGTCAGAGAATCTGCAGCTTAAACCAACCGAGATGTGTTGCTTTTTTTTTATCTCCTTCCTCTTTGGCCCGTAGTCGTGATAATCTCGAAAAATAATTTCAAGTTGACAATTTATTGATTTACAGTTGTGTTTGATTTGTCGGAGTAATGTGGATGATCACCATGAGTTATATTGGATGTTAATATGATTATTTCCTTATGGTAGTTAGGATGATAGAAGTTTATTGTTAATGCACTATTTGATCAGATGGTGTATTTGTTGTATGACAGGTTAGTGATTTTGCATACCAAACCAAAACAAACCGTCTTTGGACACAACTTAAAACCCACACCATGGCATTTGTTTGAGCCAAAAATCCTAGATGAAGGAACAAGCTATTCCCGAGCAACCAAAATCTCGCAATGTCAGTATTTTCAGTGTCGCTCTAATGCGTATCCCATCCCTCCATTACTCGACCCATCCAAATTGATCTCGTGCCCATAATTCTTCAGATGGATCCACCATGATTTGGAGCCATGGTCTCACAGCAGGATAAGTTTCGACCATTTGATGGAAGCTAAGGATTATCTTTCTTTCCGAGGTTATAATAGTTGGGGGAGTTTGTTTATCGACATGTATTATGCTTGTGTGCAGAGTAGAGTGATGTTTACTGTATGGGGGTTATTACATCTTCTTAAACGGTATCCTGGCATGGTCCCTGATGTTGATCTCATGTTTGATTGTATGGACAAGCCTGCAATTAACAAGACTGAGCATAGCTCTAGACCTTTGCCCCTTTTCCGGTACTGCACGACCAACCAGCATTTCGACATCCCGTTTCCTGATTGGTCTTTCTGGGGTTGGTAAGTTTCTTACATTTGCTCTGCTTCTATGTGATTACTTTGTCAACATGTAATAGAGAAATTTACATTTTTGGCTTATTTATCTTTGTTGCACAAGTGTGATGCTCCATTTGACGCGGAGCAGAGGGCTAGCCTGCTAGCAGAACCCCCTCCCCTTCTCTGTCTGTCTTTGAATAATGGGAACAAGAGATGAGATATGGACCCATGTATATTTTTTGTTCTAATGTGATTTCGCTCTGAAATGGGTTATATACATACATTTTAAGTGCTGTTGCTCTATTGTTTTTCAATTGTTGCTTTTGGGTGTTCCACATTCGAAACTTTACTGGTTTGTTATCCGTTTTAATGCTTAACAACGTATTTTTTCCCTTGTGGTTTCACATTTTCCCCTAATTTCGTCTTTGGCTAATTTGACGTTCATTCTCTTGTGATTAGCTAATTACCGGTAGTCTGTATTGAAAGTAAAATTTAAaaagcaatacaataagtaaactTTTAGCATCAGTTCAGTTGTGATTTGAGTTTCTTCCAAGGATTTTTGGATGTGCTCTTTTATACAATAGTTTTTTTAAGACATTTTATTTTCATGAAATAtgattctatgtgcatgaaataaggttctatgtgcatgaaataagtgttggcatatataaaattatatttgcatgaaataaggttctatgtgcataaaataaggctctatgtgcatgaaaaagtTGTTCAattgcatcagttggttatattatgatactaattacttttggttaaggacgttaattttatatgggcatgaaataagcttatatgtgcatgaaataaggttctatgtgcatcaaataaaaatatatgtgcatgaaataagtgtctatgtgcatgaaataaggttctatgtgcatgaaataaggttctatgtgcatgaaataaatgaaatgacTCTGAAGGTGATTTAATGTACTTATGTCAGTTATTTAGGGGGGCATAATCATATGATACGCCCGTTATTACATACTCGTATTTGTTTagcgtattttaaaggctattagctcaatggtagagcaatgtgcaaattttgcacaaggtatgggttcgagtcccatatagcctattagatgcatgaaaaagcaacctatgtgcattaaaccaccctgtacatgcatgaaaaagTGTCCAATTTCCTCATCTTTTTATGTCTTTAGATCCTTGATAAGAAGTGGAAATAGGATTACCAATTACATTATTTCATTCttagaataaaagaaagatttgatatttcctagccaatgtgggagtcgaacccacatcttgtgcattgcacaatgctctcccatttgagctaattgacttTCAAAATAATTAAGATGGCTAACTCGGTCTGCACTCAATATTTCATACATTAATACAATTTCTTACATGAGATCAAATAATTACACTATATTTCTTTCAACTGGAAATCTTGCCTATTTGAAACTAATATTTCACACATTAATACAGTTTCTTACATGAGATCAAATAAATTATACACTTCCTATGGATGCTGCATGTTTCACAAAGGCTTGGACATCTATCACCTTAGTTATCTGTTGCTGTAATTTTTAAGTTGGTAAATAGTCTAGATACACGGCATTTTATATTATCTTCCCTGAATGTGCTTATACCGACGCTGTGCTTATATTACAACTTTTAAAAAGGGAGTGAAAATAAAGCACTTACTGCATCCTCAGGTAAAAGAACACATACAGTTACCGAGTCTCCATTATCGATATCCATAGGCATCATCACTCCAGTGCCAACACTTGGTTTTTCCCCATTACGTGACTTATGAAATATGTATTTCGGGAGCACATCGAGGTCTGCTTTTGAGGCACCCTCCTGCTTCAAGCATTAAAATACATAGCCAATATGTAAATAGTCCACAGAACTACAGAAGGTACACATTTAGCTCAAGCATAAAGTCTCATACTTGTCCAGCAACAGGATACCGAAGTCCAATGATGCATGATAAACTGCAACATACGATGATCCGTGCTACAAAGAACATGACAAAGACATCATCATATGTCTAATAGGCCATAGTCAACCTGCACAAATTAGATTTACTAAATTCTTAATATCGCATTATTAGACTCGGGACATTGCCTTACTCAAAATAGTAAGATTTAATGATGATAGTAAGACGTTTAAGTATAGGCGGCTAGCACGTAATATTACTATTGGTCAGACCGTATACATGGTTACAACAAGTGACGGTAGAAACCATGAGCATACTGAGGGTACAATCGAATTTGAGAAGAGATTGCATCGCGATATTACAAAAGCAGAAAGAACAGCTTACTTTTGCAGAGATACTCCCCTTGTCCAAGTAATTAACTTGCATGGTATTCCTGGGTGCTCTGGTACTCCCGTGTTTACTGAACGCGGTCACCTTGTTGGAGTGTACTCTTTCTGCTACGGGCGTAGGGATTTCGTGCTCCACCCGACAGTTCTTCAGAGCTTCTGTGTCCCAGCTAAGGTGGTTATCTTTTCATTTCCTCTCCGTATTCAAGAATTTATGCCATATCTGTGTCCCAGCTAAGGTGGTATCACAAAACCTGAGTCGGATGAATAAGAAGTTTGTGGCGTCGTAGAGAGCTTCTTATATATACGTGACTATGTGAAAACATAAATGGAAAAAATACAACCAAAGTCAGATAGTTTATATGTAACCTGGTCCAGAATTATCAGAATTCAACACCTGTTCCAAAATCTACTTCAAAATTATACGGTGTCGAAAACAAAAATATGATGGGGTTTGTTTGGAAAAACACACACTGTCCTAACCAAATATTGACTACTCTATGTGTCTCATCATATAGTTATGTTTGCTTATTGATTGGTTTATATGCAAGCACATGAAGTGAGCTACAGAGTCCGACACTCAAAAAAATAAAATTGCGTACAATGCCACATCAAGCTATTATGAAATTATTTGTCAGAAGCCTCACCAGTCATTATGTATTCTGGAGCTGCATATCCATATGTGCCCATAACACGCGTAGACACATGAGTTTGGTCCCCCATTGGCCCTTCTTTCGCAAGACCAAAGTCTGAAAGTTTTGCACTGAAATTCTGTACATTGTAACCGGAGGTTAACAAGTTAAAGTCAGAACTAATCAGCTAATGAAAACCAGAATCATTCTAATTCTAAATCTAATGAACGGTGGTATCATTAAACCTTGGAAAATTTTAACTTTCAAAGCTATTACAATTTTACAATGTGGTATCATGATCTAATTCATGAAACTGAGTCCCCAATGTcatgatttcaaccaatttaggTAATTTCTCAAATTACCAAATCGTAATGTCTCAATTAAGCTGAGCTGATTCATGAACCCCTAATTTTAATGCACATAAACAGAAATTACATGCACCTAACTAATTATTTGACGATTATAAAGACTATCAATCTCACGAAATTGACTCCCAAATTTCTTGTTTTCAACAAATTTAGGTAATTTCTGAATTTCCCctaccctaatttctcaatttccCCAATCTTattcatgaaaccctaatttcacaagTATAAACGAATCAAAAAATTAATCTAAACCTAATTTCACGAACAATCTAACACGATAATTAAACCCTAAATTCAACTAATTTAATCGACGAATTAAAAAATTACAATGAGATGAAAATATAAACGCTAATTTTACAAAAAATAATCATCAATTTCGAAATTTTACCTCGAATTAACATGCGCCATTGATTGAACCAGCCTCAAATAGGTAAATCGTTGAAGAGATTGATCGTTCAGTATGTGACGATCGATCGTAGAGAAATAAAGAGCTAGTGTTGTCGAAGATGTTGATAATcgaagagagaaagaaagattgGAAAATGACCGAGATATTAAGGTTTGGAGGAAGGGCGTTTGATTTTTAAAATTATTATACTCGCTGTACAACCTTCCGTATTATTATATCTaatagtggttctcatggttctcattatactagtggttctcaccggatcccgaccctatatatatatatatatatatatatatatatatatatatatatatatatatatatatatatatatatatatatactgagagagagagagagagaaaaaaaaaattccatcCGGTGActctaggtatcttaggtgagtctgTCCCGCGATTCTCCGCCATTAGATTTTTGATTGAATGAGTGGCTGAGATTAAATCTAGAGCCAAGTATATAACCTGCGTTATTAAGGAATTATACGCATAATCGCGcgttcactttctctctcttcgttCACTCTGTTATTCTCTCTACGAAATTCTCTGTTTCCTTTCTTCGCACTCACGTAACCAAAAATCCAGCAAATTCACCAATCAATTCCTATTCAACAATTCTTATTCAACAATTCAATCAACTTTCTGTCATATCGTTCAATTCAATCAACCTAATTTTGATTGATCGCGGTTTTCGAATTCAATCCGTTCATACAATTGCTTTTTCCTTGTTTTTGGCTTCCTTTTGCTAGTATGGATTCCGAATCTGCAGAGAACACCATGCGCGCAGGTAATTTCATGAATCCTTTGCTTTTTTAGGTTTTTCGTTCTTCAATTTTATGTTTTCATTGCTGTTAAATTGATGTCGCTTTGCAATTTCTGTCGATGCTTTTAATTTCCTGCTATTAAGTTCCAGTTATCATTAAGAATCCGTCGACATAGTGTGCAATTCTGTTATTTTATCTCGCGCTTACGATTTTACCTCATTCGCACCAGATTTAGGTTTTGTGTTGTTCGTATGCAGTGTTTGATTGAATTGATGTAGGTATACAAATTAATTGAAATACCTGTTTTCAATTTCTCATGCGAGCTTCTGTATTGTAATAGATTAATTCGTCGACATCAGTTGAATCTTAGGTAAATCAATTTAGaagcatttagattatatgtgtTCAAAGTGTTTGTCAAAAAAATTGAGTTCTGACATAGTCACATTTAAACCTGGATTAGCTTTATTGAAAATTGGAGTCATTCTGCGGATTAAATCATCGTTCTTAAAATATTTGACACCTGTTACTCTAATATCATTACTATAACATTACAACTTGTAGTCAACATTGAACTTGATATAATTGTGAAAACGTGTTACTATTGTGTAAGTACCTTCTTTTGATCAAGTTTCGCTGAATAATAGTGTTATTCCCCGTTTAACATTGCACAGTCTAATAAGGTTAATCGAGTGCATATTTCTATAATGTTGTCAATCCTTATATACATATATTGTGACAGTAACAGTGTTACTGTAACATGACATCCTTTTGCAGTCCAGCTCATCTATTCATATACATAATACTTCTCTTTTCCCTTTCATATTACAGAGTCTAGTATTGTCAATCCAGTCCTTTCTACGCCAATAGCACAACAATAGCCTAATGTTCAACCAAACAATCAACTTGTTTTGTCTCATACACCTAATGGAAGTGAGAGGTGGATTCGTGTAATTGAGATCAAGTTCAGACCTACAATTGGTATAATTTTCAGCTCACTTGAGGCAGGAATTGAATTCTACGGGGTTTACGCACGCGCATGTGGTTTTACTCCCAGGAAGTACACTGCCAAAAAACTTCGAGGTGGCATGGTACACCAAAAATTTATAGTCTACAATCGTTATGGGTTTAGGGGAAATAAACAAAAATTGCGTTCCATTCCTGTCGATGAGCATAATAATGGTGATGGCTCTTCCACAGTTGAAACAGTTAAAAGGCGTGTTAAAATCACAAGAATTGGCTGCAGAGCTTACGTCAGATTTGCTCTTCTTAATGGGCTTGAGGGACCTGCTATGATTGACGACTTTTCTGAGTTCCATAACCATCATCTCACCTCTGTTTCTAATCGAGATCTCGAAAAGATTTCGAGATGCCTTGACATGCTTCACAAATAGCTTTTATTAGACAATTCCAAGTTGAAAATCGGGGCTGCGAAGACTTTCAGACAGGTTAAGGAGCTTGTACATGGGTATGAAAATATAGGTGCTACATTGTTGGACTTTAAAAACTTTCAAAGAGATATCTAGTGTTACATAGGGGAAAGACATGCTAACCTTTTCCTTGATCGTCTTGAAAAGCTCAAAGCCACCCAACCCCAGTTTTACTTTGCCTATGATGTTGACGCATCTAACTGTCTCACGAAGGTTATTTGGGTTGATTCCACATCAATTAGAAATTACTCATTCTTCGGGGATGCTGTCAGCTTTGACCCCACCTATGGCACaaacaagtatgatatggtttttacaccattcaCAGGTGTCAATCACCACAGAAAGTCGGTTTTTTTCGCTGCTTGTTTACTGTCACACAAAGATGAACTATCCTTCAAATGGGCCTTTTAGCATTTCTTGACTGCTATGGGTCAAAATGAGCCCCAATTCCTTATCACGGATCAATGCCCTGGTATATAAAAGGCCTCCTCCTCTGTCTTCAAGCAAGCTCGACATCgttattgcatgtggcatataacgcAAAAGATCACAGGCAAAGTGGGTTCAGCACTTTGCAAAGACACCGACTTCCTTAATCGGTTCAACGCTGTCGTCTGGGACTCTGATTCGAAACCGTTTGAGTTTGAAGAAAAGTGGCTGAAACTTATTTCAGATTTTCAACTGGAAGATAACGAGTGGTTATCTACAATGTTCACTGACCGAAAACATTGGATTCTTGCCTACCATCGTGACCTTCCCATGGGCTGCATATTAAGAACAACACAGCGATCCGAGAGTGCAAATTCTTTTTTCAAGTGGTATGAGAATCACTTTGGTACACAGGTCGAATTTTGGATGAGGTAAACAAACATCTCTGTTTCCTTTGGTCACAATCTTTGTACATTGATTAACTTACAGTAACACCATTACTGTATCATTGTTACATAATTCATATGTTGTTGTGCCCTTGTCACATTATTACTAGGTTCCAAACTGCTATGGACCAGCAGCGCTACACACAAAGGTGCGATGATTATGACAGCGACCACTCATTACCTAACCTAGACACAAACATACATTTAGAAAAATATGGTGCTATTGTATACACACATGCTGTGTTTAAGATGTTACAAGAGGAAGTAAAGGCCGCTATATTATGTGGTGTCGCTGACTTTGACAAGGAATACAATCTGCGGATAATTTTTGTGGAAGATGCTGAAGTAAAAAGAACTTTCAAGGTGACATTCAACCTTTCAACCACGGATGCAGAATGTGCTTGCAAACTCTTCGAAAAAATAGGGTTACTTTGCAGACATATTGTGTGGGTGTACAAGGGCAAAGGAATTCGGCAAATACCAAGCAAGTAGATTTTCGATCGATGGGCCAAGAACTCTCACGCAACTAACAGGTTAGGTTCGAAAACTTTATTACGGACTCTGGCTTACTGTTTCACTTTGAGCCCTCACTCCAATAATTTATTACAGTAATATTATTACTATATAAAACAGTAACTTGCTGTTCCATTATCAAGCTTGATCCCAATGGGAATGTCATCGATGATTCAAATATGGCTCACTCTGATAACAGCCTTGCGTGCAAGCTATGGGCAGAGTTCAGTGCAACAGTTGGAGTTCTCAAAACTTTACCTCTGGCTCACATGGACGAATTAGCATCCCTCCTAGTTGAGTTCCGCGAGAAGTTATCTGTTACACCACTTACAAAAGATCAAGAAATGGAGATGCTCTTGGGCTGCAGCTCATCGTCTGAAGTCACTATTCGGCCTCCGGTTAAAGCACACAACAAGGGCAGCGGAAAAAGATTAACGTCAGCAAAAACACAAGCCATTGAAAAGGCAGCAAAGCCAAAAAGAGTATGTGCATAGTGCAAGGAAAAAGTTGACCACGACAAGAGAACATGCCCTCTTCGCATAGCTGAAGAAGCAGCTGCAAAGCATCTAAAAAAAGAAAGTAGTCTGATACTGCCGTGCTATTACAGTTACATGTCACACTAAGAAGTAGTAGGATACTGTGTTGATGTGACACTAACATACCACAACAAAAAGTAATCAATTTCTGATGATGAAACAATGATTTTtcattcaagaattgaaatggaAACTTAATATTTCAATTACAGTATGATGGTTTTATCCATCTAACTTCACAATTTTTCCTAGTATTAATACCTTTTAAATTAATCATCCTTGAATATGCTTATAGTAACAGTGTTACTATTGTCAACTTATCTAAGGAAAACACAGAGCCTCCTAATCCAACAATAAACCCTTTTCtatcccgttttagaagcgtctttcccctcttttaatgtcATACATATTTTAGAGTCActgtgttactatatgtttgattatgaacgaccttttccgtcccgttttagaagtgTCTTTCCCTTCTTTAAATCCtattcatgttttagagtcacagtgttactatatgtttgattatgaacgacctttgactaaggaaaagagtttagggttggaataggcggctccgcgaagcggtgaagtctaatccaaccctaaacccttttccgtcccgttttagaagcgtttttcccctcttttaatcccatctacgatagggtatcacccgtccctcCCTAGATTTTAGTCTTGGTCTTTTgcactacgaacaacctttgactaaggaaaagggttgagggttggattaggcggctccgcgaagcggtaacgcctaatccaatcctaaacccttttccgtcccgttttagaagcgtctttccccttttTTAATCCCATTTATGTTTTAGAGTCatagtgttactatatgtttgattatgaatgacctttgactaaggaaaagggtttagggttggattaggcagctccgcgaagcggtgacgcctaatccaaccctaaacccttttccgtcccgttttagaagtgtctttcccctcttttaatcccatccatgacagggtatcacccgtccctccctaggttttagtcttgggctTTTGCACTACAAACGACCTTTGacaaaggaaaagggtttagggttggattaggcggctccgcgaagcggtgatgcctaatccaacccgaACCCTTTTCCTttccgttttagaagcgtctttcccctcttttaatctcattcatattttagagtcatagtgttactatatgtttgattatgaacgACCTTTTCCGACCCGTTCTCAAAGCATTATTCATGATTTCATGTTGCTAAACAATTGGTTTGTATTTAGTGTCATATTGTTATAGAAAGACTGTTATGTTAATATAAATTTTAAACAGAATAAATTGCACAATTATTAAATTAGGATACGTTCATTCATGAAAAATATCTTCTTAGATAAAATGTCAAATCAACAACTACTAACAAAACTAAATACTCTGCAAAAACTAACAATAGTTAACTTTGAAATAAACTGTAACAGCATGTTTTTACAGTAACAACATGATGTTGTACTGTTAAGAATATATCAAATTTTTCAGCCCCTTTTAGGACTTTTGTTCCTGGAACCATGGAAGCTACTTTTACCCTCAAGCAACTCCTCCTTAAGACGCTTCCTGTAACCTTCTATCTCTTTAATTGCTTTCACAACTATAGGCCAATTTATCTTATTCAACGGGTGGATTTTGGCATATGCTTCCCTTAAAGCTGTTACACCAAGTAGAAATTGTCTGTCTAGATCAACTTCAGTGTATTTGTTCTTCCTATTTTCTTCTAGTTGTCTCGCAATACATTTTTTTCTCCAATCAGAAACTTGACATGCGCTTCAGCATTCTACAAATCTTCTTCAAGCAATTGTGCACGTTTTTCTAATTCGAGAACCTTCGAATCATTTGCCACAATCTCTTCAAACAAGGAATCCCTAAGCCTTGTTGTTTCTTTAAGCTCATTCTTGGTGTCTGAAAGTATCTTCTAAATTTCTTCCATTATTTTGACCTTTTGTCTCTGTTCCAGCGAAAAGAATATATATTAATAAAAAGAAATTAAACTGTAACGGTGTTACTCTTTGTTATAACATTCGAGTAACGCAGGTACGATGAAAACAGATAGCAAGGTATTAAGATATTAAAATCGAAATACATAGACATTTTTAATATTAAAGATTCGCTAATTTTTTAGTGGATTTAATAttgcaaaacaacaacaaatttaaaacaaaaaaccTTTTGTAACTAAGGCAAAGTTGCTGTGTGTTGTCTTAGTTTTTtaacaaagaaaaaaaagagaagtgcATATGTTGAATGGAAATGAGTGTATTTATAGACAAGTGAGATTAGGGAGTAGTTATATTTTTTAATTAACTACTATCTaataaaattttaatttaatttggaatTGAGAAAGTTAAAAATAATTGTAAATTGATGTAACCCATGCTGCATGTTCCCCATGATTACATGTCCCCCAtgattaaagagcaataataactGCTGCGGAGAGTGGAGAATTTAAAGCATCACATTCTTTAACCGTCacattgttacagtaacatcattaATGATTTGTGGTTTCATATAACGTCCAATAGCAGTTACAGTTTTGAATTTAAATTGGTTAAAAATAGTTTTTAGAATTAATTAACTGCTATAAAAAAACTGTTACTTTATTTTTTTGGAATTCAAAAAGTTAAAAACTTATTTGAGAAGTTAAAGTTAAGTTTAAAAATTGATGTAACCCACGTTGCATGTTTCCCTTGATTAAGAGCAGTTACTTATTAATGATTTGTCACAGTGTTACAGTTACTTATTAACGATTTGTCATTTAAATTATTGTCCAATAGCAGTGTATTAAAACAATACTGAATTTGACAAGGTAAGATTTTACGTAATTAAGAAATTTCACTTCTAATTAGTCACTGATTAACATCATCGTTGAACTTTACTTAATAATAGGAATATTCGAAAATGCAACTCCACTTTTTCACACTATGAtactgttacagtaacattgttttATAGTAGACCTAAGTTAACAttacttgttatttattttaaaacgAAGGACAGGCATTTCAGTGTTGATTtttttcggtttctcctgaacCGGTCCTTCGTCATCTCCTTGCAACTCCTGAACGTCTTCTGGTGCCTTTCCTTTGGCCTT is a genomic window containing:
- the LOC141627558 gene encoding protein FAR-RED IMPAIRED RESPONSE 1-like, yielding MWHITQKITGKVGSALCKDTDFLNRFNAVVWDSDSKPFEFEEKWLKLISDFQLEDNEWLSTMFTDRKHWILAYHRDLPMGCILRTTQRSESANSFFKWYENHFGTQVEFWMRFQTAMDQQRYTQRCDDYDSDHSLPNLDTNIHLEKYGAIVYTHAVFKMLQEEVKAAILCGVADFDKEYNLRIIFVEDAEVKRTFKLDPNGNVIDDSNMAHSDNSLACKLWAEFSATVGVLKTLPLAHMDELASLLVEFREKLSVTPLTKDQEMEMLLGCSSSSEVTIRPPVKAHNKGSGKRLTSAKTQAIEKAAKPKRVCA